One stretch of Corynebacterium auriscanis DNA includes these proteins:
- a CDS encoding LGFP repeat-containing protein gives MPDGVGRKQSFSKGHIYGSLAGLAAIKGAIFDKWLETGAEQGQMLSYPIEDETSIPDGIGKFSKFVWGFIYWSPATGARPIYGPVLFEWANSGFEKGKYGYPTADIKATKDGGDLQYFQRGLIRSPRTYLKIRYNIYS, from the coding sequence TTGCCGGACGGCGTCGGCCGGAAACAGTCCTTCTCAAAGGGACATATCTATGGATCACTTGCTGGTCTAGCAGCTATCAAGGGTGCAATCTTCGATAAATGGCTTGAGACAGGTGCCGAACAAGGACAAATGCTCAGCTACCCAATCGAGGATGAGACATCAATTCCAGATGGAATTGGAAAATTCAGCAAGTTTGTCTGGGGTTTTATCTACTGGTCTCCAGCAACCGGAGCCCGCCCTATCTATGGTCCAGTTCTGTTTGAGTGGGCAAATAGCGGTTTCGAAAAAGGAAAATACGGGTATCCAACCGCAGACATCAAAGCGACTAAAGACGGAGGGGATTTGCAGTATTTTCAGCGAGGGCTTATCCGTTCTCCTAGGACATACCTTAAGATAAGGTATAACATTTACTCTTAA
- the ahpF gene encoding alkyl hydroperoxide reductase subunit F, with translation MAKKLLDENLTKQLAQLMPRITEEVELIYSLDDRDASADLKQLLDDIAALSDKVSAREDADAHERKPSFTISRKGTDTGVTFSGIPMGHEFSSLVLALLQVGGNPIKEDQELIDAVKGLDGDYEFVTYMSLSCQNCPTVVQALNAMSVINPRIKHTAVEGSLFQDEVNDKGVQAVPTVFLNGEEFVSGRTDIADFVRKLDSGAAARDAKKLNEKGEFDVLVVGQGPAGVSAAIYVARKGMNVGLVGDRFGGQVLDTMSIENFISVKYTEGPKFAAALEEHVNEYNIDVIKAQEATGFTPAAEAGGLHSVHFGDDATLKARQVVIATGANWRLLNVPGESEYRNKGVTFCPHCDGPLFKGKDIAVVGGGNSGIEAAIDLAGIVKHVTVLEFGEQCRADDVLMDKIESMSNVDVITNAATTEIVGDDKSVTGLKYTDRATDEEKTLDLAGVFVQIGLLPNTKWLEGSGIETSGPGEIVVDDHNATSIPGVYAAGDCTAIPFKQIVVAQGAGATAGLGAWEYSVTGGKK, from the coding sequence ATGGCTAAGAAGCTTCTCGACGAGAACCTCACCAAACAGCTGGCACAGTTGATGCCACGCATTACCGAAGAAGTAGAACTGATCTACTCCCTCGACGACCGCGATGCCTCCGCGGATCTTAAGCAACTGCTCGACGACATTGCTGCGCTGTCCGACAAGGTCAGCGCCCGGGAAGATGCCGATGCACACGAGCGCAAGCCTTCCTTCACGATCTCCCGCAAGGGCACTGATACCGGCGTGACCTTCTCCGGTATCCCCATGGGCCACGAGTTCAGCTCCCTCGTGCTGGCCCTGCTGCAGGTCGGTGGCAACCCCATTAAGGAAGACCAAGAGCTCATCGACGCAGTGAAGGGCCTGGACGGTGACTATGAGTTCGTCACCTACATGTCCCTGTCCTGCCAGAACTGCCCGACGGTTGTGCAGGCACTGAACGCGATGTCTGTAATCAACCCACGGATCAAGCACACCGCCGTAGAAGGATCCCTGTTCCAGGATGAGGTCAACGACAAGGGCGTTCAGGCTGTGCCTACCGTGTTCCTCAATGGTGAGGAGTTCGTTTCCGGGCGCACGGATATCGCTGACTTCGTCCGTAAGCTAGATTCCGGTGCAGCCGCCCGTGATGCGAAGAAGCTGAACGAGAAGGGCGAGTTCGATGTCCTTGTTGTCGGCCAGGGTCCAGCCGGAGTGTCCGCCGCCATTTACGTTGCGCGTAAGGGCATGAACGTTGGCTTGGTTGGCGACCGCTTTGGTGGCCAGGTGCTGGACACCATGTCCATCGAGAACTTCATTTCCGTCAAGTACACGGAGGGCCCGAAGTTCGCCGCCGCCCTTGAGGAGCACGTCAACGAGTACAACATCGACGTGATCAAGGCCCAGGAGGCCACGGGCTTTACACCTGCTGCCGAAGCCGGTGGGCTGCACTCTGTGCACTTTGGGGACGACGCCACCCTGAAGGCCCGCCAGGTCGTTATTGCCACGGGCGCAAACTGGCGCCTGCTGAACGTTCCTGGTGAATCTGAGTACCGCAACAAGGGCGTTACCTTCTGCCCTCACTGCGACGGTCCGCTGTTCAAGGGCAAGGACATTGCTGTCGTGGGTGGCGGCAACTCGGGCATTGAGGCCGCCATCGACTTGGCCGGCATCGTTAAGCACGTCACCGTCTTGGAGTTCGGCGAGCAGTGCCGGGCCGACGATGTGCTCATGGACAAGATCGAATCCATGTCCAACGTCGATGTCATCACCAATGCCGCCACCACGGAGATCGTGGGTGACGACAAGAGCGTGACCGGCCTGAAGTACACCGACCGTGCTACGGACGAGGAGAAGACTCTGGACCTGGCCGGAGTGTTTGTTCAGATCGGCCTGCTGCCGAACACGAAGTGGCTGGAGGGCTCGGGTATTGAGACCTCCGGTCCGGGCGAAATTGTCGTGGACGACCACAACGCCACCAGCATCCCCGGTGTGTACGCAGCCGGTGACTGCACCGCGATCCCGTTCAAGCAGATCGTGGTAGCTCAGGGCGCAGGTGCAACCGCAGGTCTGGGTGCGTGGGAGTACTCCGTCACGGGCGGCAAGAAGTAA
- the ahpC gene encoding alkyl hydroperoxide reductase subunit C — protein MSLINTEILDFKNPAFYNGEFTEVSKDDVLGKWSIFFFYPGDFTFVCPTELGDLAEHYEELKQLGVEVYSVSTDSHFVHKAWHAESEQVGKVQYYMLGDSTGELTNNFDNMRPGAGQADRATFLVDPEGKIQYIEQTAEGIGRSAAELLRKVKAAQYVAAHPGEVCPAKWEEGEDTLTPGIDLVGKI, from the coding sequence ATGTCCCTCATCAACACCGAGATTCTAGATTTCAAGAACCCTGCGTTCTACAACGGTGAATTCACCGAAGTATCCAAGGACGACGTCCTGGGCAAGTGGTCCATCTTCTTCTTCTACCCAGGCGACTTCACCTTCGTTTGCCCAACGGAGCTGGGCGACTTGGCTGAGCACTACGAGGAGCTCAAGCAGCTGGGCGTGGAGGTTTACTCTGTATCCACCGACAGCCACTTCGTACACAAGGCTTGGCACGCAGAGTCCGAGCAGGTTGGCAAGGTTCAGTACTACATGCTGGGCGACTCCACCGGTGAGCTGACCAACAACTTCGACAACATGCGCCCAGGCGCTGGTCAGGCTGACCGTGCTACCTTCCTGGTCGACCCCGAGGGCAAGATCCAGTACATCGAGCAGACCGCCGAGGGTATCGGCCGTTCCGCTGCAGAGCTGCTGCGCAAGGTTAAGGCCGCTCAGTACGTTGCCGCTCACCCAGGCGAGGTTTGCCCTGCGAAGTGGGAAGAGGGCGAGGACACCTTGACCCCAGGCATCGATCTGGTTGGCAAGATCTAA
- a CDS encoding APC family permease: MSSPTNSGLFRTKTVEQSISETQEEGFRLKRELRTLDLIVFGVSVVIGAGIFTMTAQVAGDMAGPSVAIAFVLAAVTCGLAAFCYAEFASTVPVAGSAYTFSFATFGELIAWIIGWDLVLEFFVAAAVVAKAWSSYAGGLMGSEDFTLLKVGGLTIDWGAALLVLVLGALLARGTKLSSRVSAVITAIKLGVVLFVIVVGAFHIKAENYRPFIPPAQQNVSGSGEGLKQTLFSWTTGADGSAYGLFGVFAAASLVFFAFVGFDVVASAAEETRNPQKAMPRGILITLVIVTVLYVAVALVLTGMVKYTELSTPEDGHSRTLATAFAANGIEWAGTIINVGAIAGLTTVVMVMMLGQTRVAFAMSRDGLLPRSLAKTSKHGTPSRITWITTIAIALLAAVAPAGDLGEMVNIGTLFAFLLVALGIPVLRKRYPGAASFKTPMVPFVPILSAIFTLWLMANLSIETWIRFLVWMALGSAVYFLYSRKHSVLAQAEGVE, from the coding sequence ATGTCCTCACCAACTAACTCGGGGCTGTTCCGCACGAAAACCGTGGAGCAATCTATTTCCGAAACTCAGGAAGAAGGGTTTCGTCTGAAGCGCGAGCTGCGAACCCTGGACCTTATTGTTTTCGGAGTGTCCGTCGTGATCGGCGCGGGCATTTTCACGATGACAGCGCAAGTAGCCGGCGATATGGCCGGGCCATCGGTGGCTATCGCCTTCGTCCTGGCTGCGGTTACTTGTGGGCTGGCTGCGTTTTGCTACGCAGAATTTGCATCGACGGTTCCCGTAGCGGGTTCGGCGTATACATTCAGTTTCGCCACTTTTGGTGAGCTGATCGCATGGATTATCGGCTGGGACTTGGTTCTGGAGTTTTTTGTTGCTGCTGCGGTAGTGGCGAAGGCATGGTCGTCCTATGCGGGTGGCCTGATGGGATCTGAAGACTTCACCCTGTTGAAGGTCGGGGGTCTGACTATTGATTGGGGTGCGGCACTGTTGGTGCTGGTGCTTGGTGCATTGCTGGCACGCGGTACAAAGCTGTCTTCGCGTGTGAGTGCTGTCATTACCGCAATCAAACTAGGGGTTGTCCTGTTTGTCATCGTGGTGGGCGCATTTCATATCAAGGCGGAAAACTACAGGCCGTTCATCCCGCCGGCACAGCAGAATGTGTCCGGTTCTGGTGAAGGGTTGAAGCAAACGCTGTTTAGCTGGACTACGGGGGCGGATGGTTCCGCTTATGGGCTGTTCGGTGTCTTTGCGGCGGCTTCCCTGGTGTTCTTTGCCTTCGTTGGTTTTGATGTGGTGGCTTCCGCTGCGGAAGAGACGCGCAATCCACAAAAGGCAATGCCTCGGGGCATCCTCATCACTTTGGTTATCGTGACAGTTTTGTACGTTGCAGTGGCGCTCGTGCTGACAGGCATGGTGAAGTACACCGAGCTCTCCACGCCAGAAGATGGGCATTCCCGTACGTTGGCAACCGCTTTTGCTGCCAACGGTATTGAATGGGCTGGGACGATCATCAATGTAGGTGCTATTGCCGGCTTGACCACTGTGGTGATGGTGATGATGCTGGGGCAGACCCGTGTGGCGTTTGCGATGTCCCGTGATGGGTTGCTGCCACGGAGTTTGGCGAAGACCTCCAAGCATGGAACGCCATCGCGTATCACGTGGATCACCACTATTGCGATCGCGCTACTCGCAGCAGTGGCACCCGCTGGTGACCTAGGGGAGATGGTGAATATCGGCACGCTGTTCGCGTTCCTGCTAGTAGCTCTCGGAATTCCTGTGTTGCGTAAGCGCTACCCAGGTGCGGCAAGCTTCAAGACTCCCATGGTTCCCTTTGTCCCGATTCTCTCTGCGATCTTCAC